Proteins encoded by one window of Drosophila bipectinata strain 14024-0381.07 unplaced genomic scaffold, DbipHiC1v2 scaffold_272, whole genome shotgun sequence:
- the LOC138927471 gene encoding protamine-like, with translation MLTGKSCKAKKKPTCARKQKKGSKPKKTCKSKPKKTCKPGPIMNNGYLNFVRAYREKHSSMKPQELIRRAARAWCRLSEEKKNIYRRMACKVTTSERHKRRKVCNPEKCEKY, from the exons ATGCTGACAGGGAAGTCTTGCAAGGCCAAGAAAAAGCCTACATGTGCCCGGAAACAGAAGAAGGGCTCGAAGCCTAAGAAGACGTGCAAGTCAAAACCTAAGAAAACCTGCAAGCCCGGTCCTATTATGAATAATGGATACCTTAACTTCGTGCGTGCCTACCGGGAAAAACACAGTTCCATGAAGCCACAGGAACTGATTAGAAGGGCGGCCAGAGCCTGGTGCCGTTTATccgaggaaaaaaaaaatatataccgGCGCATG GCTTGCAAAGTTACAACTAGTGAAAGACATAAAAGACGCAAAGTGTGCAATCCTGAAAAATGCGAGAAATATTAG